One segment of Anastrepha obliqua isolate idAnaObli1 chromosome 3, idAnaObli1_1.0, whole genome shotgun sequence DNA contains the following:
- the LOC129242206 gene encoding fat-body protein 1-like has product MTHEDLVHQKFLLDILQHVNEPINNDEELPQISEFQLEQLVGDQQLYDGGIDNQMANVIEMSHSQELLSKEEVFNIANDEHMHQMVGLYRLFVRSRDWNTLQRNILHARIHVNGVLLVNSLLLAIRDRDDSQNLLIPGIHEILPELYLNEAVVQGTGDIDLNQWTNSRPNIETDHTSILEMIGRNKLLNRKTHRVGSMDWKQLWMPWHEMRMQIKAQKVGGVNVPKRIWIRDDDRIVLPVIPPINLVSKEREIRLLTEDVGFQSFLHFFINDLCINENEVMKQNRQQPAMGLNNANLARIGLERNVGSILENEIRHHNDEVNDESMRNTDTVITNTRKDQVLNIGSRRWSKTNADINTLGSANSAKGVMNHEQVTDDQSSNPRWQQQVSSLSGDIRDRFVGAQPPTMVIDDVNERQVFNTNMNSKDERKSSLDMDVGMGMPMDWNRQMAMHRQRVNHVQKTKLDKNLPEIDINDERLLHVSRRRLNQLKWSMEQKERQQQTEVDERGNPGVNSQWLPLDKLSGNGLSAIRYNVIDAAIRNERHVENPRIWTTVARGMGNIGIHVGPQFRKQSESKSDEIDGGAINNGRRPIIHWDNDRDFSTQNAEIRTGTDMSRQRTRRSIKSGEVVNRQRNVEQARGGELLLHNLQQLIARINLEQISLGLNEALPSRFNKQRLTNAADERFALRLDDMRQNNRRQRILLDRINEVEKRLNLIIELEIARTIESKRVTAVRNNGDIDHIIGNALMGKGVLGKDVSILNVLREINSQTEDINGDIQKIALVAMNIRNPIVLHLLRRIVRMADLQRQQALGSYRKEEIEMTGVAINDVKVGRLRTYVDTTDVDLINALDAKHTLTSNQGPANSQRMFVTRQQRLNHQTFTINVDVTSDRNQRVVVRTLLGPKTGVNGLDLNDQRQDFILLDTQLVDLHNGHNQITRKSGDINWTSRDTTPFTEVYKRVLQALNGQMNIISDQLQGQTCRFPHRLLLPRGSVNGLPMQMLTVITPAENGAPTRQALEMSNRMCGFGLSNLNTDRQPLGFPLDRPLQDMQQITLLPNVHLMDVQIYHDNQLKTP; this is encoded by the exons ATGACTCATGAAGACCTGGTGCATCAGAAGTTTTTACTAGACATTCTCCAACACGTCAATGAGCCCATCAACAACGACGAAGAACTCCCACAAATTTCAGAATTTCAATTGGAACAGCTTGTGGGCGATCAGCAACTTTATGACGGG GGCATCGATAACCAAATGGCCAATGTGATCGAAATGAGTCATAGCCAAGAGTTATTGAGCAAAGAAGAAGTGTTCAATATAGCCAATGATGAACATATGCATCAAATGGTTGGGCTGTATCGCCTTTTCGTCCGTTCTCGCGACTGGAATACTCTACAGCGAAATATACTCCACGCTCGCATTCATGTGAATGGTGTTCTCCTGGTCAACTCACTGCTCTTAGCCATCAGAGATCGAGATGATTCTCAGAACTTGCTTATACCTGGTATACATGAAATTTTACCCGAACTTTATCTAAACGAAGCTGTAGTCCAGGGTACTGGAGACATTGATTTGAATCAGTGGACTAATTCTCGCCCGAATATAGAAACTGATCACACGAGCATACTAGAAATGATTGGAAGAAATAAACTTTTGAACAGAAAAACTCATAGAGTGGGTTCAATGGACTGGAAACAGTTATGGATGCCGTGGCATGAAATGCGAATGCAGATTAAAGCGCAAAAAGTTGGTGGTGTGAACGTTCCCAAGCGCATTTGGATTCGTGATGACGATCGTATTGTCTTGCCAGTAATACCGCCGATAAATCTTGTAAGTAAGGAAAGAGAGATTCGACTACTTACAGAAGATGTTGGTTTTCAATCGTTTTTGCACTTCTTTATTAATGATTTGTGTATAAATGAGAACGAAGTAATGAAACAAAACAGACAGCAACCAGCCATGGGATTAAATAATGCTAACTTGGCACGAATTGGCTTGGAAAGAAACGTAGGAtcgattttagaaaatgaaattcgGCATCACAATGACGAAGTTAACGATGAATCTATGAGAAATACCGACACTGTGATCACCAATACCAGAAAAGACCAAGTTTTAAACATTGGCAGTCGTAGGTGGTCCAAAACGAATGCCGACATCAATACGCTTGGTAGCGCTAATTCGGCAAAAGGAGTCATGAATCATGAACAAGTAACTGACGATCAATCTTCCAACCCTCGCTGGCAGCAACAGGTATCGTCATTATCGGGCGACATTAGAGATCGATTTGTAGGAGCCCAACCTCCTACAATGGTCATTGACGACGTTAATGAGCGTCAAGTCTTCAATACTAATATGAATAGCAAAGATGAACGCAAATCGAGCCTGGACATGGATGTCGGTATGGGAATGCCAATGGACTGGAACAGACAAATGGCTATGCATCGACAAAGGGTTAACCATGTTCAGAAGACTAAATTGGACAAGAATTTGCCAGAAATTGATATCAACGATGAGCGCTTATTGCACGTCAGCCGTCGTCGGCTCAATCAGTTAAAGTGGTCCATGGAGCAAAAAGAACGTCAACAGCAGACTGAAGTTGACGAAAGAGGTAACCCCGGAGTCAATTCGCAATGGCTGCCACTTGATAAGCTCAGTGGAAACGGGTTAAGTGCAATCCGATACAATGTTATTGATGCTGCGATTCGAAATGAAAGACATGTAGAAAATCCAAGGATATGGACGACAGTTGCTCGTGGTATGGGAAACATTGGAATTCATGTAGGGCCGCAGTTTCGCAAGCAAAGTGAAAGCAAAAGTGATGAAATAGATGGTGGGGCGATAAATAACGGCCGCCGTCCAATTATTCACTGGGACAATGACCGTGACTTTAGCACACAAAATGCTGAGATTAGAACAGGAACCGATATGTCGCGCCAACGTACCCGTCGCAGTATTAAAAGCGGTGAGGTTGTGAACCGTCAACGTAACGTCGAGCAAGCACGTGGAGGAGAATTGCTATTGCATAACCTTCAACAGTTAATAGCTCGAATCAATCTGGAGCAGATTTCTCTTGGTCTAAACGAAGCACTTCCCTCCCGCTTTAACAAACAACGTCTCACAAACGCTGCAGATGAACGGTTCGCGCTGCGCTTAGACGATATGCGGCAGAACAACCGCCGCCAACGAATATTGCTCGATAGAATCAATGAAGTTGAAAAGCGTCTAAATTTGATAATAGAGCTGGAAATCGCTCGCACCATTGAATCTAAGCGAGTGACAGCTGTTCGTAATAACGGCGATATCGATCACATTATTGGGAACGCCCTTATGGGTAAAGGGGTCCTCGGCAAAGATGTGAGCATTTTGAACGTTTTGCGTGAGATAAACTCCCAGACTGAGGACATTAATGGCGACATTCAGAAAATAGCTCTTGTTGCTATGAATATAAGGAATCCAATTGTATTACACTTATTGCGTCGGATAGTGCGCATGGCTGATTTACAACGCCAACAAGCGCTAGGCAGCTACCGCAAAGAAGAAATTGAAATGACTGGAGTTGCCATCAATGATGTTAAAGTTGGCCGGTTACGGACCTATGTTGACACCACCGATGTGGATCTCATCAATGCTCTCGATGCGAAGCACACACTCACTTCCAATCAGGGCCCAGCGAACTCTCAACGAATGTTTGTTACACGTCAACAACGTCTGAACCACCAAACGTTCACCATCAACGTTGATGTTACCTCAGATCGCAATCAACGTGTAGTCGTGCGTACTCTTCTAGGGCCGAAGACTGGTGTCAATGGTCTTGACTTAAATGACCAACGTCAAGACTTTATCTTGCTGGATACTCAGTTAGTTGATCTTCACAACGGGCACAACCAGATTACACGCAAATCCGGCGACATCAACTGGACCTCACGCGATACAACTCCATTTACCGAAGTTTACAAGCGCGTCTTGCAGGCTCTCAATGGTCAAATGAATATAATCTCAGATCAGTTACAAGGACAAACTTGTCGCTTCCCTCACCGCCTACTGCTGCCACGCGGTAGCGTCAATGGATTGCCTATGCAAATGCTTACTGTTA